The DNA sequence GGGACCGGCCACTGGTGCGCCGCGCCACATCTTTCCGTTCAGCCAACGCTACCGCTGGAACAGCGACGACTACGGCCCGATCCGCGTTCCCGCGCATGGCGACACCCTGCGCATCAATGTGGACAACCTGCCGCTCTATGATCGCATCATGAGCATCTACGAGGGGCACACCCTCGGCGTGGACAGGAACGAGTTGCTCATCGATGGCGCGCCACTGGAGCGTTACGTGGTGGAACAGGACCACTACTTCGTGCTGGGCGACAGCCGCCACCACAGTGCCGATTCACGCTACTGGGGTTTCCTGCCGCACGACCACCTTGTGGGGCGCGCGGGCCTGGTGCTGTGGGGCAAAGGCGGCGATGGGCCATGGAGCGGCCGCCGGACGCGCAGGCCGTGACCGGTAACTTCGCGGCATGACCTTGGATCCGAAGGCCCTTGCCTGGCTTGCCCCACTGTTCCTCGCCTGTGGCGGTGGCGACCTGTGCGACCGCACCTTCGAACCCTTTCCCGACCACGTGACCGGCCGCGTGGTGAGCGGCACCAACCGCACCTGGCTCCACGCCATGGAGCTTTACCGCGAAGGCGACTTCGAGGAGGCCGCAGACAGTCTCGCCGTGTACATGCGCATGCCGGGCTACATCCGAACCGCGCATCTCTACCTGGCCATGTGCAAGCTGGCGATGGACGAACCCTACGAGGCCGAACTGCACCTGGACCACCTGCGAAACAGCAACCTGTGGGCCTACCAGGACCAGTGGGAGTGGTACGCCGTGGTATGCTGGACCTGCAGCGGCCAACTGGATCGTGCGCTGGAGGGCGCCGAGGCCATCGCAACGCGCAAGCACACCTACCAGGGTGAGGCCGGGCGTTTGGTGCAGGAGCTTCGCATGGAACAAGGCCGATGAATCCGATCGTGGAACGCTTGCGGCACCTGCGGCAGGCGGGCATCAACGCGCTGCCCGGGCACGATCGCTTCATGGAGGTGAGCGGCTACCGGCGGCCTTCGATGCAGGAGGTGCTGCGCCGCGAGCCACCGCCGCGCGAGAGCGCCGTGCTCGCCTTGATCCACGAGCTGGAAGGCGTGCCGCATCTGCTCTTTATGCGCAGACCGGAGTATGACGGCGTGCACAGCGGCCAGATCGCCTTCCCCGGTGGCCGGCGTGAGCCGGGCGATCCCGCACTGGAACACACCGCACGGCGTGAGTTCAAGGAAGAGACCGGTGCCGACGCATCCGGCATCGAACTCATCGGGGCCTTGTCCCGGGTGTACATCCCGCCCAGCAACTCGCTGGTGACGCCCTTCCTCGCCTTCACACCCGCCCTGGGGGCGCTGTCGCCCGATCCGCGCGAAGTGGCCGAACTGATCGACGCGCCCCTGGACCATGTGCTGCGGCCTGACGCGTTGCGTGAAGGCCGGCGTTACGTATCCGCCTTGGGCACCCATGCCATCACGCCCTACTACGACGTGCTGGGCCACGAGGTGTGGGGCGCAACAGCCATGATGGTGGCCGAGCTACGCGTGCTGTTCGGCGCGGACCTGTAAGCCCAGTTCGCGGAGGAAGGCCTTGTTGGGGCGCCTGCCGGCACCATCCGCACTGTACTCCGGCTTGATGCCGCGCACGAAGTACATATCGGTGGCCGCCTTGTTCTTCGCCTCCACGCGGCCCCGGTGTTCCAGTACGAAACGGTCGCGCACCAAGCGCTCCGTGGTGCCGCTGATGTTCACCTCACCTTCGGCGCCGCTGCTTTCCATGCGGCTGGCGGTGTTCACCGTGTCGCCCCAGATGTCGTAGGCGAACTTGCGCTTGCCCACCACGCCAGCCACCACGGCGCCGGAGTGCAGACCGATGCGGATGCTCCAGGCGGCCTTGCCGATCAACGCGCGTTCCCGGCCGTGCTCCGCGATCAGATCGCGTATCTCAAGCGCCGCCAGCACGCACTTGTGCGCGTGGAACGCGTCCGGAATGGGCACACCAGCGGCGCACATGTAGCTGTCGCCGATGGTCTTGATCTTTTCCACACCATAGCGTCCCACCACATCGTCGAAGAGTATGAAGCAACTGTCGAGTTCGTCCACCAGTTCCTCGGGGGTCATGCGCTCGGCGGTCATGGTGAAGCCCTTGAAGTCCGTGAACAGCACGGTGACCTCGTCGTGCAGGCGGGCGGTGGCGCGGCCCTTGTCCTTGAGTTCATCGCTCACCCGCTTGGGCAGGATGTTCAGCAGCAGGTCCTCGATGCGTTCCTTCTGTCCTTCGATCTCGCGGCTCTGCGCCACCACTTCGGCGGTGCGTTCCTGCACCTTGCGCTCCAGCGCCATGTTGCGCAGCCGCAACTGGCGTTCGCGCACCTTGATGTAGCTGA is a window from the Flavobacteriales bacterium genome containing:
- a CDS encoding CoA pyrophosphatase: MNPIVERLRHLRQAGINALPGHDRFMEVSGYRRPSMQEVLRREPPPRESAVLALIHELEGVPHLLFMRRPEYDGVHSGQIAFPGGRREPGDPALEHTARREFKEETGADASGIELIGALSRVYIPPSNSLVTPFLAFTPALGALSPDPREVAELIDAPLDHVLRPDALREGRRYVSALGTHAITPYYDVLGHEVWGATAMMVAELRVLFGADL